gaaagaaattatcaatgaCATTAAAGTTGGAGTATGTGATTATTTAGAAAGATATCTGAACCAAGTGAAACTTAAGAATACTTAAATAATGTCTTTAGAGGCATCATGACTCATTTCACAtccaaactagaaaaaaaaattaaagctatgagctactgatgcaattttcatcaCATACCGTACAGTAAATGTGGTGaaagtataatttaaaaaaaacaccctgAATGTGCTTCTTCTAGAAGCAGCTGTTATTTCAAGGAGAGGAGATACTATGTGAGCCAGTTCACCTGCTGTGAAACACAAGTTGGTTGTATTATAATATACCCTGACTGAGTTACACATCCTCATGACTGTTTCTTGCTTCCCAAAAACAGCTTTAAAGTAAGACTGAAGTTAACGCACTAATGCAGATGCAATGCCATTTTCATGTTACAATTAATGTTTATGATCTGCACAAATAACTCAGACTGATTGGAGACTTGTTAAGCACAAATTCTGTTGAACTTAACTAAACTGTTGAACTCTGACCGAGATGAAACCCCACAGAAGATGTAAAATATATGTATCATGTGGGTTGTTGTCGTACCTTTATGATCTGTGTGAGTGTTTGAGGTGAGGTTTCCGCAAGAAGAGCCAGACTGAGAGCACGGTGCAGCTCTCTGATGGCAGTAGCCAGAGAAAAGGAGAAAGGAGTGTAAGATGTTCGAGGAGAGGCGGTATCTTCAGCCACACCAAGGAACTGACGAGAACCATCTAGCATAGCCGATAACACCTGAAGGGCACATGCACGTACCTGAGGCGAGACAAAAGGGAACATTAATCAAGGCTACATCATATGATTGACAGATCCGGTCTGCTTGAACTGGTTTCTTGGTTCCcagtaaaatcacaaaaattaaGGTCTATTTGTGTATGACAATGGGGGAAAGCTCTACCTTGGGCGAGGGGTCTTTGAGTATGATCGTGAGAAGAGTGAGAGGTGGTGGTCCCCCAATAGGAGACTCAGGAATGAAGGATGACCAGTACCCGTAAAGAGTTCGCTTCTCAACACCTTTCACAACTGCTAGTAGACAATACAGAGCTCCCTGACGTACACGTCCGTGGTACagtctgaaaaaaagaaagataatattatcatttatattctctcttttacatttttactttgaAAGTCTTTTTTTGCACTAGTTTTTGTTAATCATGATAAAACCACCCAACCAAAGATTCTCAATGCTGCTTCCTCCTGCTTCTGCTGCAGAGACattgtaataaaaacaaaactgtgtcGAAATACAGTCAGATATTGTGTTTGTTTACCTCAGTTTGCTCTGTGCACCACCCTCTGGGTCTGAAAACTCAGAATCAGAACTGCTTTGTTTCCAGGAGGGATAAAGAGACGGAGCAAAGGGTTTGGATAAAGACCCTCCTTCACCTCCACTGCcctcttttcctcttcctcctgttgCTGCTTTCTGAGCCACTGCCATATCCTCTGTATCCTCTTCCTCACCATCATTGCCTTTGATTTCCTCTGCAGACATCTTCTTCACCTTTCCTCTggatttcctctttttattcttagaAGAGACATTAACCAGATATTAGACCACTGAATTTAAAATGGTCCTTATTAGAATCTGGTCTGAAACAACATGCTTGTCTCACCCCTGAGGATTTGCCCTGTGCAGCAGCATTCTTTGGTGGTTCAGTTGTTTTTGGCGGTTCTGGTGGTTTTAGTGAAGAAAGTCCTTCATACTGTGGAAGAGGTGCTGGGTAAAGCACAGCTGGCCACTCAACACTCACACCTGGAGTTCCCTGGAACATGAGTCTCTGCAAAATGTAAAGGTCAATCTTATTACCATGATATAGTGTACACGTACAGGAAGAAAAATATGTCTAAATGACACAgggaaataaaaatgcataattaaATTAACATTTTGAACCTTAAGTGTGGCAAAGGCAGATCCAAGCTCCTCCCCTCCGCCAAACTTCCACTTCCCACCAGACAAACAGCTCTGAAGTCCTTTCAGTGCTGCCTGAATCAACTGCACAGAGAACATAAGCACATACATGAGTAAACTGTAATCAccattcaatatatatttttaatcacaataaaGCCATTAGTCATACCATGCAGTAGAAGAGCTCATCTGTATCGGGAGGTCTGAGCGACTGCAGTGTTTTCAGGAAGACTCTGAAACATACACTTTTGTACTGATCGTCCAAAGGTGGCTGACCAGGAATCCTGGAGGGAAACAATTCAAATAAAGACAATCAAATatttgaaataatataaatatttaagCCATTAAAAGTTAAAAACTTGGCACAGGTTTTCGAGTCCTGCACAGATGAATctgtacaaaaataaattttCAAGAGTCTAAATCCAATTAAATTATCTCCGTCTCCAAAATTGTGTCAGACCTGACCAACTGGGAGATGCTAAAGAAATGTTTTCACTTGTCAAGATGTTAAATCTCTTTGCACAAAAAATTCtgatcttttatttttctttctcatgTTTATTCAATGATTCATATTTTGATTCAGTATTTTTAACTAGATATTATTGGGATGAGTATATGAAATGAGTAACCAGTGAAACCACAGTTAATATGCCTGTGTTTTCTCATATAATACAGTACAATTGGGCTATTAACATGCTGAAGCCTACCTGAGACAGATGTTTGCCATACAGGTAAGAGCAACACGTCGCAACTCCATATCAGGCTGAGATGGAGAGCTATACACAAGGAGGACTCCATCTTCCCCCAGTAAGTCACTGAGGTgctataaataaaaaacatctggATTTAATATTCAACCATTTTTACACAGTACAGCACTCTGTATAAATATCTACCTGGTGGCACTGAGGTCCATTTCCATACACTATAGTGGAGAGCGCCAACAGGACATCAGAGTGTGTCCATGCGCTGCACACTTTCAACCCTCGGATAGTGTAGTTTACCAGCACATCCAATGTCAGCTCATCCATTATTACCTTCAAATGAGTGGCAGTGAAAACAGGAACAAAAGACATTATTACACTGTTGACTAAGACAACACGGTCACTTTTAGGTGGTGTTAAGAGAAGACATCACAGAGAGATAGTTATTTGTACCTTCAGCTGGTTGAGCAGATGGTGCACTAGTTGGCACAGTTTGACAACTAAATGTTCCTGATTCAATGGCACTAGAGAGCTGGCGTGTTTCAACAGACTGCACACATCctgagaaaaaatgtaaaaatgaaaatgactcAGCACGACAAAGATGTCTTCCACTAAAATTATATCTTTAGACATTACAAATGAACGTTTATGACTAATAAGGTTTTAGAGTTGGGGAAGATATTCCTCTGTTTGTGCAGACTGACAGACAGTTGATAAGatagataatataataaaataagaacatcACAACTGtaaaacagtgtcataataacaGTGACATTTGACTATTAAACATGTGGTATTTAATAATGtggtatttaaaagtaaaaaaaagaacacttcaatattgtttgtttttcaaagtaCCACCATCTGTTCAGTGTCACATGTAATGTTTTCGTAAgccttaagtgtgtgtgtgtgtgtgtgtgtgtgtgtgtgagtgtcgtTTCCTGAAATTGAGCAATTTCTGGTAAAGCAGGGTGTGTGTGCAGGTCATCTTGACCTGAGAATGAGGACGAGAGGAAATTCCTACCAAAGCCATGttcaaaacaaagtcattaataaTATAACATCATGTACGGCAAAAGAGTGTATCACGCACGTGATCAGTTCCTTTTATGGCAGTAaggatgtgcaaatgttgtgtaaCGCTCCTGTATAAAACCCATTGTCAAATAAAGGAGGGGAGAACAGTCCTgagttgtgtttttcttcttaacAATTTACAACAAACAGTGTAACAAAGTGAAACAAATGATTTTCCATTTTCCATTGTCTGTTATACTCTCTTAACAGGACATTGTTCAAGAGTCATAATTCTGTTTAATCATTTTGATTATGTTGTCAACATAATTTATCAGAGGTGATCTAATGATTATTATTTTAACAGCTATATGAtggtgtggtttgtgtgtttctgtgttgtcATGGGACCACTCAGTTCACTTGGACACACTCCAGGCTGTTGAAGGGGTCATTTTCAGCACAGTTTGTGTTATTTAACTCAGCATAAGGACAACAGTGTTACCTCTGGTCTGATGCTGATGTTGGGGTTGAAGGTTCTGTTGTAGTTTTCGGACAGGAGTTGGTCAAACAGCAGGTTGAGCTCGTCCCGGAGCTGACTGGAGTCTGGCCGCAGGGCTCTGAGCTTGGCGGAGCAGCGGATAAACTGTCTCTCTGCGTCCGACGGCGGACCGGGCTGCCAGCCGTCCGGTCCCAGAGGGCTGAACGGAGCGGCATCCGCAGACAGAGCCTTCGGGGGAAAGGGAGAGCCATCACTGCGGCTCACAAAAGCCGGTGCAGCTGGAGAAAACTCAGCCTGGGCCGCCATTGTCCTGACACCGGAAGTACTAGTTAGTTCTCGTAAATTCTCTGCGTCTCTGTATCCGCATGTAAGACTCATTACTGCCCCCTACAGCATATGAGAGGAACAGGTTTGTACTAATTATAgcagggagtcaaactcatttacattcagctaaattagatctgtagtgggccgaaccagtaaaataataacataataatatagaaataatatcaactccaaacttgtctctacatttcagagcaaaaaaagttaatttacattatgaaaaggtttacatctacaaactatcctttcaaacaatgtaacatgaacaaactcaaaaaataagtgtaattttaacaatattctgcctcagtttatcatttacacatttacattatcatagaaaaaatacacaaaacatttagtaacaggcagaatcttgttaaaattgtgcttacttctcttaatacatttcaagttgttcatatttgttcaggttattcgaattttttgcaaaattatactttgttttagtgtaaatacatgaaaatatttacatttacaaagagaaaaaaaatttagagttgagattatttataattatgataatattttactggtctgacccacttgagtttgaattagtctgaatgtggaacctgaactaaaaggattgttaacgtcttaatgtaatttttgcatttcacacattcatccaaagggctggactggaccctttggcggatcggatttggcccctgggctgcatgtttgacacctctgaattATAGCATCTCACACAAGCCTAGGAGACAAACGATCACACAGGGCTTCCCTCAAAAAGATGAGCAAAATATTGACATTACTGAATGACTTCAATTCAGTACAatttaaaaaagataaaataaaaccgataaaacccagtgttacttttgtttcagctcccaaatgactttttccactatatttaagctttattaagtgatttatcaccagttattataaaattatcctctgtatttcacattttaaagtgaaaaatcatatattttcctatatttaattcactgatcatgtagatgttcattaaaggtcagagtaaattcaaaggttattctaccaaaaacagagaaaactgatgaaaaactgacttttgtAGTAAGGTATAACATTAACTatacgtaaaaacaagtgtgtccatccactgtcatagatcaaactccatgggttttactggtgaatcaatgttgtagaagatgacagtgtttccacgataactatggagcctctgaacatccaaatgggtcatatctgatgaccatgaagagatgacaaactgcattttacaccaattattgacatgtattgataggattaatggatcaacagggattaaagtttagatcaggagttgcttttagtcgccagtggatgtttgggtctttaaggaataatataatataatataatataatataatataatataatataatataatataatataataagaacaattatgtaaataaataacaaagctgtgccataaataaatgtaaatgtaaacatgtgatTTTATGGATAAGGTGGGTAAAGTGGATAAAGTGCAGACAGGATATGACAGAATGTAAACATGAGCTGTGCATTACAGTAAATTTTACAAATGTTTTTGCAGAGGTTGtcttaaataaaaaacaacagaagCTGTTAAGTACTCAAAAAACTTTGCAGTACAATACATAAACAGAGGAAGGAAGAATCTGTTGGAGGGGATCTGGTCTCTCTAAGTTTGTAAATACAATGAGGCATATTGTAAAAGCATATATCATCAAATTAAATTGTAAGCtaagtattttcatgttatttatcacCTACAGACTTCTGCCTCCATTGACATCATTCAAGCCATTCTGCTGTACTGTTCTGCCTGTTTCTACAACATGCACTCCATCACCAACAGGAAATAACTCACAAAAAACATCCACACTGTATCAAAAATGGTTAACCACGCCATTCAAGGCCTTTCAGAACTCAACCACAAAGCTGTCACATGCCTTGTACACATAATAACCAATGACTAAGATCAACCCCTAAACCAGCACTTCATACTGCTGCCATTTGGTCACAGATAAAGAACATTGAGGTGGAAGAGGACACATTTCCGTAGGAGCTCTGTCACTGTTGCACTCTATAATTTGTAACCTTGAGACAATAAGCATGCATTTGTGATTATATATGTTCtatttaggttttttgttttgtttgtgcacTGTGTGTTATATTTGACATGTTGTGACAAATTGAAACCACATTTCCCAATGGCTATTTATCTATTAAATTGGAAAACTTGAGACATCATTTGAAAATTTATATCAAGACTAGAATGTTACAGTATACCAGTTTTCTAGACCACCATATCTAGTTTCACcactgaaataataacaaaataaagatACTGGTTTCACAATTaagtgtatatttatattttgttcagaGTTGACAAGTTGAGTGGTTTTAACTCagaaaattctgatttttttttttatgttttaccaGCAGGATTGATGTGCCAAAACAGTCATTTCTGTCCTCAGGATGCTGCTTTATattcagtagttttagtagtgCTCTAGTAGCATATGTATACttcatattttatcctgtagctttttgcacattcctacatttttcagtattttgtgtgatatttttagacagtctttgtgtttttgctgctaaactgattttcattgttcctgtgtcAAGATCTATTTCATATTGATCGAAACATTGGTGCATGTCCCTTTTGTGTTCTGAATTATTGATTAGTTTTATGTAAATGTCCTTTTCTGTAACGGTCTTTGTATGTCTAGTTGTGCGATTGTTCTTTGTATCAAGAAGGTGACAGTCTCATAAGATAGTAACCTGTGTGTGAACTGTAATTGTTATGTCTAATGCATACAGTTAAGTGTCAGACATGACTTTGTGGTATAGAAGTGTCTTCCTTTTGGATAGCTCATAGAGATCTCTGCTCACACCCTAACTGTCTTTGGTTGGTGTGTGAGCTCTTATCTGTGCACAAATAGGCTTTGAAATAAACAAGGCATTTCTTCTCTAGGTGCCTCATCTTAAAGTAATTTTCGATCTTAAAAATCCGACAAATGCATTTAATTAAAGAGTACAACTGACTTGTCCTCAGTTTAtcaggttttattattttttggaaAAAGTTTAAGACATGGTGTTACATCATGTGCCAAATGTCAACATGTTTTCAAAAATTAACATTGTATGACAACAAGATTCTGAAAATAATCCAAGTTGTTTGGTTGTCCAAACAATACCAACATTCAACACAGTCAAAacatttttcacatcaaactaaaTTAAAGACATGCAACAGCAGTTAATGTCTCAGCATATGGCAAAACTGGATGGCACACTAACTTAGATCCCAATAGCATATAGCATTAATTTTGTAGAAATATTTACAACTGAAGTGGCAATGGGAATGTTTAAAGCATATATCTCTTGGCATGCAAATGtaagcaatgttttttttttttttttgttttttttaagtctcAGGTAATAGTGAAAATTAAGGCAGTTTAACAAAAACTTCTCATTGCTTACATTCAAAGAAAGTAAGTTATTAAAAATGAAATTATGTACAGCTAAATGACATCTAGAAATTTGGAGTCAGAGTCTGTCAGATGATGAAACATACAAATTACGAGCTGGCACGTGGAGAAGTGGAATGCAGTCTTTCTTGATGGAGATCCTGATTTGTCAGTACGTCAGTCCAGACACAAGCACAGCACCATCCACCAATAGTAGTGATGTTGGTTACAAGTTTACCAGACTGAAGCAAGCAGGAGGTAGGCATGTGTGCACAGACGCTGTAGTATGTGTCGATGTGGCACCGCAGAATTAAGGACTGAACTCAAACTAGTTTTCAGGGCAGCTGGGGTGGACATGTTCAGATTTCAGCCCGACTTAAAGAGCAGAATGGCCACTTGACCCAGGTAAAAGTAGATGAAGTGTTTGGTCTCATGCGTCACATAGCTGCCAAAATTTCTTCCAACGATGCAGTGCCATGTAGGGTTATACTTTTTGTCAAATTCCTGCAATGGAGAGGGCATCAGTTATCAAAACACATTCAATAGAGGTTTCAATAAATGTTACAAAGAGCATCATTCCAACTGAGTGTTAAACCGTCTACCTTTTTAACATAGGCTGCAATATCCTTCTCAATGTTGTACTTTTCTAAGGCTTGCATGGCACAGTCCACTGCATCCTGTTGCATTTCATCAGACATGTCTGCATTCTTT
The Sphaeramia orbicularis chromosome 14, fSphaOr1.1, whole genome shotgun sequence DNA segment above includes these coding regions:
- the dynll2b gene encoding dynein, light chain, LC8-type 2b, whose translation is MSEKKAVIKNADMSDEMQQDAVDCAMQALEKYNIEKDIAAYVKKEFDKKYNPTWHCIVGRNFGSYVTHETKHFIYFYLGQVAILLFKSG